CGGACAGGGCCACCTTCAGGTGGGTGCCGGCCGGGGTGGCGATCGCCACCGCCTGCACCCGTGGATCGGCCAGAACCTCCTCGAGGTCGGCGGTGACCTGGACGGTGGAGTATCCACCGAGGACCCGGCGGGCCCGCTCGACGTCGAGGTCACAGAGCCAGTGCAGCCGGAACTGCTGGCTGGCCTGGAAGTTGCGGACGAGGTTGGGGCCCCAGTACCCGGCCCCGATGACGGCGATGCCGATCGGCTCGGACGCGTTCAACAGACTTCCGATCTTTGTCAGGTCAGCACGGACTCACAAACCCTTGGCAAGCTATCGATCCCCTTAGGAGGTGCGCTAGATCGATGACGGATTTCCGGCGGCGCCGGAGACCAAGCCGACCCGTTCGGCCGTTCGAGGTCCGCCTTGCGGTCACTCCGCGGGCCGACCAACGGTCACTTCGGAGGAACGCGTCGTGTTGCTGACATCGCGCGGGCCCACTTCCGTCTACCCTGGCCCGGATCTTGACTCTCCGGAAAGGCTTCCGATGACCGACGTCACCGTCGCGCCCACCGCGGACCTCGACCCCCGCGCCGAGGTCGGCGCCGGCACCCGGATCTGGCACCTGGCCCAGATCCGCGAGGACGCCAGACTGGGCCGCGACTGCAATATCGGCCGTGGCGCCTACGTCGGCCCCGGCGTGGTCATCGGCGACAACGTCAAGCTGCAGAACCACGCCCTCGTCTACGAGCCGGCCCGCCTCGCCGACGGCGTCTTCATCGGCCCGGCCGCGGTGCTCACCAACGACGAGTACCCGCGCGCCGTCACCCCGGACGGCCGCCTCAAGACCGGCGACGACTGGACCGCCGTCGGCGTCACCATCGGCGAGGGCGCGGCGATCGGCGCCCGCGCGGTCTGCGTCGCCCCGGTCACCGTCGGCCGCTGGGCCCTGGTCGCCGCCGGTGCCGTCGTCACCAAGGACGTGCCGGACTTCGCCCTGGTCGTCGGCGTACCGGCCCGCCGCATCGGCTGGGTCGGCCGGGCCGGCCGCCCGCTCACCCGAAACGCCGACGGCGTCTGGATCTGCCCGGAGACCGGCGCCGAACACCACGAGACCGACGGCCTCCTGACCGAGGCCTGACCCCAGGCCCGCGTCCGCCCCGATCCCCTTCCGGTACGCCCGCAGCCCGCGCCCCGCCGTCCCCGTCCCCGTTTCCGGTACGCGGTACCCGGCGCCCCGCCGTCGTTCCCCGGCTCCGGTCTCCGCGGTCGCTCACCCCGGCGCGCCGATCGGCAGCGGACGCAGCACCATGAGCGGGCCTTCCGCTGTTACCACCATCGCGAACGGGAAGCGGTCCGTCTCCAGGCACAGCGCCACATCGTCGGCGTGCAGTCCGGGAAACCCGCGCCGCACCCCGTCCGCGAGATCGGCGGCAGCCCGTGACCCGGCGGCCCGCTCCAGGAACCCGGCCGTATCCGTACCCATTCCGGCGGCCCGCCCGGCGATGTACTGAGCGCAGGCCAGATCCTCCTCGGCCCGCCCACCCGCACCGGTCACCACGAAGGTGACCGCGTCGCCCTGGCGCCCCCGCAACACCCGCGCCGTGGCCTCCGCCACCACGAAACTCGCGCACAGCACCAGCGACGCCCCCGTGACGGCGTGCACCCCGACCGTCCCGTTCGTCGTCTTCTGCACGACGGTCCGCCCGGAAAGATCCGCCGAGGCCATCAGCCCCGGTGAGTTCACCATGTCGAAGCCGGGAGCCGGCGCGCCGTCCTTGAGCGTCACCCAGTCCGGACGCCGGGCCTTGAGCGTCAGCGCTTCCTCCAGCGAAGCCGCGAGCACCACCTTCTCCGCCCCTCGAGCGAAGGCCCACGCGGTAACCGTGAAGGCCCGCATCACATCGACCACCACAGCGACCGCCGGCACCTCAGCGATCTCGCCGATCCCGGCGAAACGAACGTCCATCCGACAAATGATCTGGCACCCACCCGAGGGGCGGGGCTCGGGACCCGGTACAGACGTGCGGGTCCAAGCGGAGCGGCCCGGCGGATCTCCGGCCGCGTGTCAGCGCCGCCGGTTGCGGGGATGCTGCTTGGCGGCCCGCTCGTTGCCGTGCTTGTAGTTTCCGGTGATCCGAGCCATCAACTCCTGTGGATCCGAGGTGTCCACGTCGACCAGGAACCGTGCCGCGGCCACGCCCCTCAGCACTGCCGCCGACCGTCCGTGA
This window of the Actinoplanes oblitus genome carries:
- a CDS encoding acyltransferase, whose translation is MTDVTVAPTADLDPRAEVGAGTRIWHLAQIREDARLGRDCNIGRGAYVGPGVVIGDNVKLQNHALVYEPARLADGVFIGPAAVLTNDEYPRAVTPDGRLKTGDDWTAVGVTIGEGAAIGARAVCVAPVTVGRWALVAAGAVVTKDVPDFALVVGVPARRIGWVGRAGRPLTRNADGVWICPETGAEHHETDGLLTEA
- a CDS encoding 2-phosphosulfolactate phosphatase gives rise to the protein MDVRFAGIGEIAEVPAVAVVVDVMRAFTVTAWAFARGAEKVVLAASLEEALTLKARRPDWVTLKDGAPAPGFDMVNSPGLMASADLSGRTVVQKTTNGTVGVHAVTGASLVLCASFVVAEATARVLRGRQGDAVTFVVTGAGGRAEEDLACAQYIAGRAAGMGTDTAGFLERAAGSRAAADLADGVRRGFPGLHADDVALCLETDRFPFAMVVTAEGPLMVLRPLPIGAPG